In Zingiber officinale cultivar Zhangliang chromosome 3B, Zo_v1.1, whole genome shotgun sequence, a single window of DNA contains:
- the LOC121967929 gene encoding SEC1 family transport protein SLY1-like: MALNLRQKQTNFIVRMLNLNQTITPGGAGGMSSASAPAEEVYKILIMDAFCRVVLSPLIRVNDLRKHGVTLYFSIDKERQKVPDVPAVYFVRPTPENVERIAADASRGLYDAFHLNFSSSLPRPLLEDLARRTLEMDSVHRISKVYDQYLEFVSLEDGLFSLAQPKTYVQINDPSAGDREIEDLVEKIVSGLFCVLATLGVVPVIRCARGGPAEMVASALDARLRDHLVTRNNLFTEGGNLTSSFQRPILCLFDRNFELSVGIQHDWSYRPLVHDVLGLKLNRVTMPAEKGAAKSCELDDSDPFWVANSWSPFEKVAEEIETQLSKYKQDVDEVNRRTGGKDGVEFDGTDLIGNTKHLMNAVNSLPELTERKKVIDKHTNIATVLLGEIKARSLDAYCTLETDMLSKGSVDRSSLLSLLRGKGTKVDKLRVAITYLLSLETTPQSELESIEAALRESEVDTRAFHYVKKVKSLNTSLTASASSASRSNIVDWAEKLYGQSISAVTAGMKNLLSGGRQLALTRIVEALMEGKPNPEVDSYLIFDPRAPKTGPGAQLKGPFKEAIVFMIGGGNYVEYRSLMELAQRSQPVKHVIYGTTEILNGIEFVEQLTELGQKMGLGNAGGPTAQ; this comes from the exons ATGGCGCTCAATCTGCGGCAGAAGCAAACTA ATTTCATTGTCCGGATGCTGAATCTGAACCAGACGATAACTCCTGGCGGCGCCGGTGGGATGTCGTCCGCGTCCGCCCCCGCCGAGGAGGTCTACAAGATCCTCATCATGGACGCCTTCTGCCGCGTCGTCTTGTCCCCGCTGATACGTGTCAACGACCTCCGGAAGCACGGCGTCACTCTCTATTTCAGCATCGACAAGGAGCGCCAGAAAGTCCCCGACGTGCCCGCTGTCTACTTCGTCCGCCCTACCCCCGAAAACGTCGAGCGGATCGCTGCTGATGCCTCTCGTGGCCTCTACGACGCTTTCCATCTCAATTTCTCATCCTCTCTTCCTCGCCCGCTGCTCGAGGATCTCGCTCGGAGGACCCTCGAGATGGATTCTGTTCACCGGATCTCGAAGGTATACGATCAGTATCTTGAGTTCGTGTCTCTGGAGGATGGTCTCTTCTCGCTCGCCCAGCCGAAGACCTACGTCCAGATTAACGATCCCTCAGCGGGAGATCGTGAGATTGAGGACCTCGTGGAGAAGATAGTCAGCGGATTATTTTGCGTCCTTGCCACGCTGGGAGTTGTTCCGGTGATCCGGTGTGCTCGTGGTGGTCCTGCTGAGATGGTCGCGTCCGCTTTGGATGCTCGTCTTCGTGATCATTTGGTCACAAGAAACAACCTTTTCACAGAGGGCGGAAATCTTACTAGCTCCTTCCAGCGCCCAATCCTCTGTTTGTTTGATCGGAATTTCGAGCTGTCTGTTGGGATCCAACACGACTGGAGCTACCGTCCACTGGTTCATGATGTGCTTGGATTGAAGCTGAATAGGGTGACAATGCCTGCAGAAAAGGGTGCAGCAAAGTCGTGTGAATTGGATGACTCCGATCCGTTTTGGGTTGCCAACAGCTGGTCTCCATTTGAGAAGGTGGCGGAGGAAATAGAGACCCAATTGAGCAAGTACAAGCAGGATGTTGATGAGGTGAATAGGCGAACTGGGGGAAAGGATGGTGTTGAGTTTGATGGGACTGATCTGATTGGTAATACCAAGCATTTGATGAATGCAGTTAACTCacttcctgagctgactgaaaggaagaaggtgatcgACAAACACACAAACATCGCTACTGTTCTTTTGGGTGAGATCAAAGCAAGGTCTTTGGATGCTTACTGCACTCTTGAAACTGACATGCTGAGCAAGGGAAGTGTGGATAGAAGTTCTTTGCTCAGTCTTCTCAGAGGGAAAGGTACCAAGGTAGATAAGCTTCGTGTTGCAATAACCTATCTTCTTTCTTTGGAAACAACACCACAATCTGAATTGGAGTCAATAGAAGCAGCATTGAGGGAGTCTGAGGTCGATACACGTGCCTTTCACTATGTGAAGAAGGTAAAGTCCTTGAATACATCCTTGACTGCCTCAGCGAGCTCTGCTAGCAGGAGTAACATTGTGGACTGGGCAGAGAAGCTCTATGGACAGTCCATCAGTGCTGTAACCGCAGGTATGAAGAATCTATTGTCAGGAGGGAGGCAGCTGGCTCTAACAAGGATAGTGGAGGCTTTGATGGAAGGGAAGCCAAATCCAGAGGTTGATTCTTACCTTATATTTGATCCAAGAGCCCCCAAAACAGGTCCTGGAGCACAATTGAAGGGACCCTTTAAGGAGGCAATTGTTTTCATGATAGGTGGGGGGAATTATGTAGAATACAGGAGTTTAATGGAGCTGGCACAACGCTCACAGCCAGTGAAACATGTGATTTATGGAACTACAGAAATTCTTAATGGGATTGAATTTGTTGAACAACTTACGGAGTTAGGACAAAAAATGGGTCTAGGAAACGCTGGAGGCCCAACTGCCCAATGA